One Phaseolus vulgaris cultivar G19833 chromosome 2, P. vulgaris v2.0, whole genome shotgun sequence DNA window includes the following coding sequences:
- the LOC137809362 gene encoding uncharacterized protein, which produces MVITVEIDKFAIAKVLVDQGSSVDILYWETFKKMKIPEAEIQPYNEQIVGFSGESVDTRGFIDLYTIFDDDYLSKTINIRYLLVNANTSYNILLGRPSINRLKAIVSTPHLAMKFPSVNGDIATVHVDQKIARECYVASLKVEPTRRLYTTSADRTTERRGRSPERRSKGRESRRHLVALVDMDPRLDDPRMEAGEDLQPIFLRDKDRKTHMGTSLKPDDREVIDKTLTKNADLFAWTAADMPGVKSDVITHRLSVYKEDRPIAQKKRKLGEERRKAAREETDKLVQAGFIQKAHYTTWLANVVMVKKANGKWRMCVDYTDLNKACPKDSYPLPTID; this is translated from the coding sequence ATGGTAATAACTGTGGAGATAGATAAATTCGCAATCGCAAAAGTCTTAGTAGATCAAGGTAGCTCGGTCGACATCCTTTACTGGGAAACATTTAAGAAGATGAAGATCCCAGAGGCAGAGATACAACCCTACAACGAACAGATAGTCGGTTTCTCAGGAGAAAGTGTAGATACGAGAGGATTTATCGATTTATACACTATATTCGACGACGACTACCTCAGTAAGACCATCAACATACGATACCTACTCGTCAACGCCAACACATCGTACAATATTTTGCTCGGTCGTCCATCTATCAATAGGCTGAAGGCCATTGTCTCAACCCCTCATTTAGCTATGAAGTTCCCCTCGGTCAATGGAGATATAGCAACCGTACATGTAGATCAGAAGATAGCACGAGAGTGCTATGTAGCTAGCCTGAAGGTGGAGCCAACCCGAAGGCTTTATACCACGTCGGCCGACCGAACCACAGAGCGAAGAGGCCGGTCACCAGAAAGACGTTCTAAAGGAAGAGAATCTAGAAGACACTTAGTCGCTTTAGTTGATATGGATCCTCGGCTGGATGATCCCCGGATGGAAGCAGGGGAAGATCTTCAACCCATATTCCTCCGTGACAAAGATCGCAAGACACACATGGGGACATCTCTCAAGCCGGACGACCGAGAGGTGATCGATAAGACGTTAACAAAAAATGCTGACCTTTTTGCTTGGACCGCTGCAGACATGCCAGGGGTAAAATCAGATGTTATCACCCATCGGTTATCTGTCTATAAAGAGGACAGGCCGATCgctcaaaagaaaaggaaactagGTGAAGAACGACGCAAAGCCGCACGGGAGGAAACAGACAAGCTAGTTCAAGCTGGTTTTATTCAGAAGGCCCACTACACAACGTGGTTAGCCAATGTGGTGATGGTaaaaaaggcgaatggaaaatggagaatgtgtgtaGATTATACAGACCTTAACAaagcatgcccaaaggactcgtatccctTACCTACAATCGACTGA